One genomic window of Carassius gibelio isolate Cgi1373 ecotype wild population from Czech Republic chromosome A10, carGib1.2-hapl.c, whole genome shotgun sequence includes the following:
- the LOC128021245 gene encoding arrestin red cell-like isoform X1: MGDKAGTRVFKKSSPNCKLTVYLGKRDFVDHLDHVDPVDGVILFDPEYLKDRKVFVTLTCAFRYGREDLDVLGLSFRKDLYIYTFQAYPPIPEESKPHSHLQERLLKKMGQNAYPFHFTIPQNLPCSVTLQPGPEDTGKACGVDFEIRAFCAKTVEEKNCKRNSVRLVIRKVQYAPEKPGPQPMVEMTRSFLMSDRSLHLEASLDKELYYHGEPISVNVHVTNNSTKTVKRVKISVRQYADICLFSTAQYKCPVAQIEADDQVASSSTFCKVYTLTPTLNNNREKRGLALDGKLKHEDTNLASSTIVKDVTNKEVLGVLVSYRVKVKLVVSRGGLLSSLLERDVSVELPFVLMHPKPTDSTLSHSTSAAPVLDPPIDTNLIEFDTNGLTPDDDIVFEDFARLRLKGIIDKEEDC; this comes from the exons ATGGGAGACAAGGCAGGCACCCG GGTATTCAAGAAGTCCAGTCCGAATTGCAAG CTTACAGTATATTTGGGGAAAAGAGATTTTGTGGACCATCTAGATCACGTGGACCCCGTTG ATGGTGTGATTCTGTTCGACCCAGAATATCTCAAAGATAGAAAAG TGTTTGTGACCTTAACCTGTGCGTTCCGGTATGGCCGCGAAGACCTTGATGTTCTAGGGCTTTCTTTCCGAAAAGATCTTTACATCTACACTTTTCAGGCCTATCCTCCCATTCCAGAGGAATCCAAGCCCCACAGTCATCTGCAGGAGAGGCTTTTGAAGAAAATGGGCCAGAATGCTTATCCTTTTCATTTCACT ATACCACAAAACTTGCCATGCTCTGTTACTCTGCAGCCCGGGCCTGAGGACACAGGAAAG GCCTGTGGTGTGGATTTTGAGATCAGGGCTTTCTGTGCCAAAACGGTGGAAGAGAAGAACTGCAAAAG GAATTCAGTGCGACTAGTGATACGTAAAGTCCAGTATGCTCCTGAGAAACCCGGCCCACAGCCGATGGTGGAGATGACGAGGAGTTTCCTCATGTCAGATCGGTCATTGCACCTGGAGGCTTCACTAGATAAAGAG CTCTACTACCATGGGGAGCCCATCAGTGTTAATGTCCATGTCACCAATAACTCAACCAAGACTGTGAAAAGGGTTAAAATATCAG TACGACAGTATGCTGATATCTGTCTCTTCAGTACAGCACAGTACAAATGTCCAGTGGCTCAGATAGAGGCAga CGATCAGGTGGCATCCAGCTCTACTTTTTGTAAAGTGTACACACTCACACCCACTCTCAACAACAATCGAGAGAAGAGAGGACTGGCGCTGGATGGAAAACTCAAACATGAGGACACCAACCTGGCGTCCAGTACTAT CGTGAAGGATGTGACTAATAAGGAAGTTCTGGGTGTCCTGGTGTCATATCGGGTTAAAGTCAAACTGGTGGTCTCCCGTGGAGG GCTTTTAAGCAGCTTGCTGGAGAG GGACGTCTCCGTAGAACTGCCTTTTGTCTTAATGCATCCAAAACCCACAGATTCCACCCTTTCACATTCAACCTCAG ctgCTCCAGTGTTGGATCCACCAATTGACACCAACTTGATAGAGTTTGACACAAA TGGTTTGACCCCAGATGACGACATTGTATTCGAGGACTTTGCTCGCTTGCGGTTAAAAGGAATAATCGACAAGGAAGAGGACTGCTGA
- the LOC128021248 gene encoding chromatin complexes subunit BAP18 — protein MTSASTKVGEIFSAAGAAFSKLGELTMQLHPVADSSPAGAKWTDTEIEMLRSAVRRFGEDLNSISSVIKERTVAQIKTTVKRKLYEDSRVPLTAESPKKMMKKTTVALPPPPASVAPTVITVPTSQVVVTTGLQSSSSLQPAIKNPKPADVTLSALNDSDVNSDLVDIEGLGESSTKKPNFDQESLNLDSSLIMNSSDLPLLSR, from the exons ATGACTTCAGCTTCCACGAAG GTGGGCGAGATCTTCTCGGCTGCAGGCGCTGCTTTCTCTAAACTGGGAGAACTGACCATGCAGCTGCATCCCGTGGCGGACTCCTCTCCTGCGGG TGCCAAATGGACCGACACGGAGATCGAGATGCTGCGCTCTGCAGTTCGTCGCTTCGGTGAAGATTTGAACAGCATCAGCTCCGTCATAAAGGAGCGAACGGT TGCCCAGATTAAGACCACAGTGAAAAGGAAGCTGTATGAGGACAGCAGGGTTCCTCTCACCGCAGAGTCACCTAAAAAAATGATGAAGAAAACCACAGTGGCGTTACCGCCCCCTCCTGCATCAGTCGCCCCCACCGTTATCACTGTGCCGACCTCTCAGGTTGTCGTGACAACTGGATTGCAGAGTTCATCATCTTTACAACCAGCAATAAAGAACCCTAAACCAGCAG ATGTGACTCTGAGTGCTCTGAATGACTCTGATGTGAACAGTGATTTGGTGGATATTGAGGGGCTTGGAGAGAGTTCCACTAAAAAACCCAACTTTGACCAAG AGAGCTTGAATCTGGACTCCAGTCTTATAATGAACTCCAGTGATCTGCCTCTGCTGTCCCGCTGA
- the LOC128021245 gene encoding arrestin red cell-like isoform X2 has protein sequence MGDKAGTRVFKKSSPNCKLTVYLGKRDFVDHLDHVDPVDGVILFDPEYLKDRKVFVTLTCAFRYGREDLDVLGLSFRKDLYIYTFQAYPPIPEESKPHSHLQERLLKKMGQNAYPFHFTIPQNLPCSVTLQPGPEDTGKACGVDFEIRAFCAKTVEEKNCKRNSVRLVIRKVQYAPEKPGPQPMVEMTRSFLMSDRSLHLEASLDKELYYHGEPISVNVHVTNNSTKTVKRVKISVRQYADICLFSTAQYKCPVAQIEADDQVASSSTFCKVYTLTPTLNNNREKRGLALDGKLKHEDTNLASSTIVKDVTNKEVLGVLVSYRVKVKLVVSRGGDVSVELPFVLMHPKPTDSTLSHSTSAAPVLDPPIDTNLIEFDTNGLTPDDDIVFEDFARLRLKGIIDKEEDC, from the exons ATGGGAGACAAGGCAGGCACCCG GGTATTCAAGAAGTCCAGTCCGAATTGCAAG CTTACAGTATATTTGGGGAAAAGAGATTTTGTGGACCATCTAGATCACGTGGACCCCGTTG ATGGTGTGATTCTGTTCGACCCAGAATATCTCAAAGATAGAAAAG TGTTTGTGACCTTAACCTGTGCGTTCCGGTATGGCCGCGAAGACCTTGATGTTCTAGGGCTTTCTTTCCGAAAAGATCTTTACATCTACACTTTTCAGGCCTATCCTCCCATTCCAGAGGAATCCAAGCCCCACAGTCATCTGCAGGAGAGGCTTTTGAAGAAAATGGGCCAGAATGCTTATCCTTTTCATTTCACT ATACCACAAAACTTGCCATGCTCTGTTACTCTGCAGCCCGGGCCTGAGGACACAGGAAAG GCCTGTGGTGTGGATTTTGAGATCAGGGCTTTCTGTGCCAAAACGGTGGAAGAGAAGAACTGCAAAAG GAATTCAGTGCGACTAGTGATACGTAAAGTCCAGTATGCTCCTGAGAAACCCGGCCCACAGCCGATGGTGGAGATGACGAGGAGTTTCCTCATGTCAGATCGGTCATTGCACCTGGAGGCTTCACTAGATAAAGAG CTCTACTACCATGGGGAGCCCATCAGTGTTAATGTCCATGTCACCAATAACTCAACCAAGACTGTGAAAAGGGTTAAAATATCAG TACGACAGTATGCTGATATCTGTCTCTTCAGTACAGCACAGTACAAATGTCCAGTGGCTCAGATAGAGGCAga CGATCAGGTGGCATCCAGCTCTACTTTTTGTAAAGTGTACACACTCACACCCACTCTCAACAACAATCGAGAGAAGAGAGGACTGGCGCTGGATGGAAAACTCAAACATGAGGACACCAACCTGGCGTCCAGTACTAT CGTGAAGGATGTGACTAATAAGGAAGTTCTGGGTGTCCTGGTGTCATATCGGGTTAAAGTCAAACTGGTGGTCTCCCGTGGAGG GGACGTCTCCGTAGAACTGCCTTTTGTCTTAATGCATCCAAAACCCACAGATTCCACCCTTTCACATTCAACCTCAG ctgCTCCAGTGTTGGATCCACCAATTGACACCAACTTGATAGAGTTTGACACAAA TGGTTTGACCCCAGATGACGACATTGTATTCGAGGACTTTGCTCGCTTGCGGTTAAAAGGAATAATCGACAAGGAAGAGGACTGCTGA
- the LOC128021243 gene encoding vesicle-associated membrane protein 2-like yields MSAPGPAGAPAPEGGSQGPPNLTSNRRLQQTQAQVDEVVDIMRVNVDKVLERDQKLSELDDRADALQAGASQFETSAAKLKNKYWWKNAKMMIILGVICVIVLIIIIVYFST; encoded by the exons AT GTCTGCCCCAGGCCCAGCAGGTGCCCCCGCCCCAGAAGGAGGTAGCCAGGGTCCCCCTAACCTCACCAGCAACCGTCGCTTACAGCAGACACAGGCTCAGGTGGATGAG GTGGTGGACATTATGCGTGTGAACGTAGACAAGGTTCTGGAGAGGGACCAGAAGCTGTCAGAGCTGGATGATCGGGCTGATGCCCTGCAGGCTGGAGCCTCACAATTCGAGACCAGCGCTGCCAAGCTCAAGAATAAATACTGGTGGAAGAATGCCAAG ATGATGATTATCCTGGGGGTGATATGCGTGATTGTCCTCATTATAATCATTG TGTACTTCAGCACCTAA
- the LOC128021249 gene encoding mediator of RNA polymerase II transcription subunit 11, with protein MANDRLRALEDVEKEIALVLQSAGTIVLELSKEKANASLLDRQLNQFQTSINRVESELSSQIRYLTQVATGQPHEGSTYSARKDCQMALNRSEYARVKLGELGRTCEIMLDPQT; from the exons ATGGCGAATGACAGGCTGAGAGCGTTAGAAGATGTGGAGAAGGAGATTGCTTTAGTGCTGCAGAGCGCCG GAACGATCGTGCTGGAGCTTTCTAAAGAAAAGGCCAATGCCAGTTTATTAGACCGACAGCTGAACCAGTTCCAGACCTCCATCAACAGAGTGGAGAGTGAACTGAGTTCACAGATCCGATATCTGACACAG GTAGCAACAGGTCAGCCTCATGAGGGATCGACATACTCTGCCAGAAAGGATTGTCAGATGGCCCTAAACCGTTCAGAGTATGCCCGCGTCAAACTGGGAGAGCTGGGACGCACCTGTGAGATAATGCTTGATCCGCAGACGTAA
- the LOC128021246 gene encoding uncharacterized protein LOC128021246, giving the protein MRQKVTSVLCIYGALHCLVVLPVSQATSLAKVSKDKASNPAVSIDSEQAHDFLAHARPRRTANPNWYHKNPDFQSYYRYYSSIGHIEGLYEIDRIRMLYQQMRHLELTYGPDASKFQNALGLQLKSTPPPTTQPPPPTLPPVSKMEVMHLCNLKDPQCKPHIVYLPTGGVPVLCDPRYHPNCKLSSVQESPPVTASEPVTSAPPPPPQKSTLPPPPPSMIMKEMEYDCDPYWDPDCLIDNPPRPVTILKPSPAFAAEKVKKETGNKVTLDAPVPTYDPYDFNQDLYDPFRHAAPAP; this is encoded by the exons ATGAGACAGAAG GTGACGTCTGTGCTGTGCATTTATGGGGCTCTGCACTGCTTGGTAGTTCTACCAG TGTCGCAGGCCACATCCCTAGCAAAAGTTTCCAAAGACAAAG CATCTAATCCAGCTGTCAGCATTGACTCTGAACAGGCCCATGATTTTCTGGCACATGCACGCCCAAGGAGAACAGCTAACCCCAACTGGTATCACAAAAATCCAGACTTTCAGTCCTACTATCGTTATTACAGCAGTATTGGGCACATTGAAGGG CTCTATGAGATAGACAGAATTCGAATGCTTTACCAGCAGATGCGGCATCTGGAGCTCACGTATGGCCCTGATGCATCCAAATTCCAGAATGCACTCGGTCTTCAACTAAAATCGACACCTCCACCCACAACCCAGCCTCCACCTCCTACTTTACCACCTGTCTCCAAGATGGAAGTTATGCACCTGTGTAATTTAAAAGACCCCCAATGCAAGCCACATATCGTTTACCTGCCCACTGGTGGCGTACCTGTACTTTGTGATCCACGTTACCACCCAAACTGTAAACTAAGCTCTGTCCAGGAGTCTCCCCCTGTAACTGCCTCAGAGCCAGTGACGTCTGCTCCTCCACCACCTCCACAAAAATCTACTCTTCCACCACCCCCTCCTTCAATGATCATGAAAGAAATGGAGTATGACTGTGATCCTTACTGGGACCCTGACTGCCTAATAGACAATCCTCCCAGGCCAGTTACGATACTCAAACCATCACCAGCATTTGCTGCTGAGAAGGTGAAAAAGGAAACGGGGAACAAAGTAACCCTAGACGCTCCGGTTCCAACATATGACCCATATGACTTCAATCAAGATCTATATGATCCCTTCCGCCATGCAGCTCCGGCTCCCTGA
- the LOC128021250 gene encoding ribonuclease kappa-B encodes MPSLLFCGPKLAACGIVLSIWGVIMLSMLGIFFSAKSAVLIEDVPFTEEDIRDDKNPPQTIHGLYNQVGINCFIAAAIYVGVGAVSLCQVRLNKRQEYMVT; translated from the exons ATGCCGTCGCTTTTATTCTGTGGGCCAAAATTGGCCGCATGTGGAATCGTGTTAAGCATCTGGGGTGTCATTATGCTG tCAATGCTAGGAATTTTCTTCAGTGCAAAATCTGCTGTGCTGATCGAAGATGTTCCATTTACTGAGGAAGACATCCGTGATGA CAAGAATCCACCGCAGACCATTCACGGACTCTACAACCAAGTTGGCATCAACTGCTTCATTGCTGCTGCCATCTATGTAGGTGTCGGCGCAGTGTCTCTCTGTCAGGTTCGCCTTAACAAGCGCCAGGAGTACATGGTCACGTAA